In the genome of bacterium, the window GGTTGGTCCCAAGCGCCCGCTGAATGCGGGCGATATCCTCGGCGCTCGGCGGGGTCCCTCCCTCGAACTGAGCGACCGCGGGGTCACCCGTCAGCCGCACCCCAAAGGCAACGAAGAGGGTGATCGCCGCAAGGACGGCGAGCGCGCCCCCCGTTCTGGCGGCGATGTACCGAAGCACGAAGGGCTACTGGACGTCGATCGAGAGCAGCCGAACCCGGTCGTCCGGCGGCGCCACAAACCCCCGGACCCGCTTGTTGATGCCCCAGAGGTTCACCGTCTGCCACAGCGGGAAGTCAATCGCCAGGTCGTACAAACGGTGGTCGAGCGCGAAGAACGCCTTCCGGCGGGCTCCCTGGTCGTTGGTCGTCCGCTCCTGCGTCAAGTAGCGCTCCACCTCGGAATCGCTGAAAACCGGGTTCCAGTATTCCCCCTTGTGATAGAGCAGGTAGGCGGTGTTGTCGAAGTCGAGCGTCCATCCGCCCCAACCGAACTCGTAGATGGGCCCCGTCTTGGCGTGCGGGAGGATGTCGCTGAAATAGGTGACCTGCTCGAACGGCTGGAGCACGAGCTTGAGCCCGACGGCCTGCAGGTAGCTGCCCATCGCCTGCGCCGCTTCGCGAAAATCCGCATTGTTGCTGGGGAAGCTCAACGTGACTTCCGTGCCCGGTTTGATCCCGGCCTCCGCCAGAAGCTGCTTCGCCTGGTTGGGATCGTAGGGATAGGGTTTCATCGACGCATCGTTGCCGAACGAGAGCGGGCTCTGGAACGTTGAGACGCGGTGACCGTAGCCCTGCAGGATCGTGCTGATGATCGTCTGCACGTCGATCGAGGCGATCACGGCCTTCCGGAAGCGGACGTCGCCCGCGGGCGGCTTCGACGGGTCGAAGCGGATCTCGATAACCGTAGGGCTGCCGACCGGCATGAGCGTGAGATTCGCATCCTTCTTCACCACCTCGGCCTGACTCACCGGGATCCCTTGGGCGATGTCCGCGCGCCCGGCCTGGAGCTCCGCCACCCGGGTCGCGGCCTCCGGCACGAACCGGTAGGTGACCGCGGAGACATGAGGCGCCCCGTTCCAGTAGTCCCGGTTGACCGCCAGAGTGAGGTGATCGTCCTTCCGGTATTCGACAAACTTGAAGGGGCCTGTGCCGACAGGGTTGCTTCCGAAGTAGGCGCTTCCGTGCTCCTGGATGTACTTGGGCGGGACGATCATCGCCCCGTATCCGGCGAGCTTCGTGACGATCACGGGATCCTCGGTCTTCATGACGAAGTTGACCGTGAAGGGGTCGACAACCTGGACGTGATCGATCGACTTGTAGTTGCCCTGCTGGGGCCCCTTGGCGCCCTCCGGCCCGAGGAGGCGATCGAAGGTGAACTTCACGGCGTCGGCGTCGACCGGCTCGCCGTTGTGAAACTTCACGCCCTTGCGGAGCTTGAACTGCAAGACGTCGGGGCGGATCCACATCCAACTCGTCGCCAGTCCCGGCCGCAGGACGAGGTCCGGGCCCCGGTCCAGCAGGCCATCAAAGAGGTTCGACCCCACCATTCCCCACGAGAGCAGGAACGTCGCGATCGGGTCCCAGGTCTGCGGATCCTGGGCCTGCACGATCACGAGCGATCGGCCCCGGGAGTGGGCGGGTGACTGCGCCCCCGCCGGCCCGCCGCCCAGCATTGCTGTCATCACCGCGCAGAGCGCGACCGCAAGCCCGACTCTCACGGCGCCGTGTGCTCTAGACGTCATCGCACTCCCCCCTCTACGAGCTGATCTGGATAATGGCAACGCCATACTGCGTGGCGCGCTGTTCGGTGTGCGCCTACTCTGTGGGAAGGCCGACCCGCTGTCGGGAGGGCGCTGCTCGCCCATCGCTAAGGGATGCCACGACCTCGACGATCACCTCGAGGATTGCGCGGACTCCGCGGAGCATGGTGTCTAGTCCCATCGACGGGCCGGGCCGGTCCTCGCGCGCCACCTGCTCCGGCAGCAGCGGGACGTGCACGAACCCTACGGGGGTCGAGGGGACGGTCGCGGAGAGATAATGAAGCGCCGTGAAGAAGACTTCGTTGCAGAGGAACGTCCCCGCGGAGTTTGAGAGCCGGCACGGCACTCCCGCCGTCCGAACCCGATCGCGAATCGCCGTCACCGGGAGGGTCGCGAAGTAGGCGGCCGGTGCGCCTGGGATGACCGGTTCCCCGGTCGCACGGTAGCCTGCGTTGTCCGGGATAGGGTAGTCGCGGATGTTGGCGGCCAACCGCTCGATCCTGAGCGCGGTCTGCCGGGGGCCGCCCTGGCCGAAACACACCACCGCCGCCGGGTGACAACGTTCGATCAACTGGGTGACGCGCTCGCCGGCAAGGGCGCGGACGACCGGGAGGATGCCGGTCCGGACCATGATGCCCGCGATCTCCCGATCCGTCAAGGCAGCGGCGATCTGCGCGCTTGGGTTCACCGGGTGTCCCCCGAACGGGTCAAATCCCGTCACGAGGACTGACTGTGCCACGATCTAATGGACTTCGTGTTACCGTCTGGGGATCCTCCCGTTGGCGCGGGAGGGGCGTGCCCGACTACGCGGTGATCCCCAACGATCGCCACAGATACAGCGCTCCGTAGCTCCGCCACCCCTTCCAGTGCTCGGCCAGCGCGCGCATCTCGTCTTCCCTTGGACGGTCTTTCCGCCCCAGGACCCGCTGAACCGCCACGGCGAGTCCGAGGTCACCGGCGGGAAAGACATCGGGGCGGCCCAGTCCCCGCATCAGCACGATTTCTGCGGTCCACCGGCCGACCCCGGGAATCTCCATCAACCTCGCGATCACCGCCTCATCATCGAGCGCATCAAAGAGCGCGGGGTCCAAGGCTCCAGCTGCCGCCCGCGCGGCGATCTCCAGGACATAGCGCGCCTTCTGGCGGCTCAGGCCCAGCGCGCGCAGGGCGGGGGAGCGCGTGGCCAGCAATCGCCGGGGAGACGGGTAGGCCATGTACGTGATCCCGTCGCTCGTGATTCGGTCGCCCAGGGCCGCGTTCATACGGCGGCGGATCGATTCGGCAGACGCCACGCTGACCTGCTGGTTCACGACGGCGATGAGCAGGGCCTCGTAGGGATCGGGGGTCCGGATCATGCGCAGGCCCCGGCAGGGTCCCAAGAGCGGCGCCATCACCGGATCGCTCTTGAAGACGCGATAGCAGCGCTGCAGGTCGTCACCGAGGCTCCATACGGTGGCCGCGAGCCGCCGGAGGGCGGGCGCCGCGGCCGGATCCTTCCCCCCGCGCCGTCTCCCGTCTGCCGCTGCGCCCGCAACCGCGACCCGGAGCTTCATGCCCGCGGCCTTCGGGAAGCCAAACTCCACCACCGTCGGGCACCCGTCCAGGTGGACCAGCCGGCGGACGCGGCGCGCATCCATGAAATGGTAGGGGGTTCGCAGTGAGGAGTTCTTGAGGAACGACAGCGTGCGAGTAACGTGAAACAGCCGCGGGAGCGGGAGACTGATCATCAGAGCCGTCTATACCGATGGGGTGTGGTCGGCACGGATCCCGAGATGCTTGCGGAATCCTCTCCGGCCGCTTGCCGTGACCACCACGATCCGGGTGCCGGGCTTGTGTATCGCCCATCCCTGTTCCAAGGACCGGGCCCACAGCGCCGCCCCGAGTGCGCCGCCCAGGTGCGGCCTCCGTTCAGTCCAGTCACCGCAGGCCGTCGCGAACTGGCGTCGCTCCTTGCGTACATCATCGAGCTCGATTCCCAGACGACCAAACACCTCCGCACCCGCGGGCCCGAGGTTCAGCGGGCCCCGGTACCGCTTGTCGGGCTGCGCAATCGCGCGGCGCGCCACGAGGGAATCGAAGATCGCCACGCCGAGGCGGCCCGCCAGGTGATCGTAGCAGGTGCGCGCCCTGGCCAGCGAGGGCGACTGCTCGAGTCTCGTGGGGCTGCGCCCTGCAATGACGATCAGGGATTCCACCAACTGTCCCACCGATGCATTCGAGATCTCGTAGAGCCGCTGCCGCCCCAGCCGCGTTGCGTTGACCAGCCCGCGGTCCCTCAACACGGCCAGGTGATTGGAGACCTTGGACTGAGTCCCCCCGTTGAGCAGCACAAGCTCCGAGACCGCCGCCGGGCCCGCCATCAGCCGCTCCAAGATGGCGAGCCGGACCGGATCGGCGAGCGCCTGCGCCATCGTCACCACGGTGCTTCCTGCCGGCATAGATCTCCACGTCATATATCAGACTTACATGTTATATTAGTGTACCGCGTCCATCCGCGTCAAGGTCGCCCTCAGCCCGTCGGCAGCGGGAGCGGTCGAAGCGGCACGGGTGAGGACTGGACAATCGACGTCGTGGTCTGCCCGAGGATGAGGAAGCGATCGAGAATCTCCTCGATCTGGTCCACCTCGGCGACGTGGAGTTTGAGCAAGAAGCAGTCCTCGCCGGTGATCCTGTGGCATTCAACGACCTCCGGCGTTCGCCGCGCCAGTTCAACGACGTTCGCCAGCTGTCCGGGCGTGGGTCGGATGCGGACGTACGCGGCCAGCGGGAGTCCCAGCGCCTTCGGATCGACGTTCACCCGGTAGCC includes:
- a CDS encoding ABC transporter substrate-binding protein — encoded protein: MTSRAHGAVRVGLAVALCAVMTAMLGGGPAGAQSPAHSRGRSLVIVQAQDPQTWDPIATFLLSWGMVGSNLFDGLLDRGPDLVLRPGLATSWMWIRPDVLQFKLRKGVKFHNGEPVDADAVKFTFDRLLGPEGAKGPQQGNYKSIDHVQVVDPFTVNFVMKTEDPVIVTKLAGYGAMIVPPKYIQEHGSAYFGSNPVGTGPFKFVEYRKDDHLTLAVNRDYWNGAPHVSAVTYRFVPEAATRVAELQAGRADIAQGIPVSQAEVVKKDANLTLMPVGSPTVIEIRFDPSKPPAGDVRFRKAVIASIDVQTIISTILQGYGHRVSTFQSPLSFGNDASMKPYPYDPNQAKQLLAEAGIKPGTEVTLSFPSNNADFREAAQAMGSYLQAVGLKLVLQPFEQVTYFSDILPHAKTGPIYEFGWGGWTLDFDNTAYLLYHKGEYWNPVFSDSEVERYLTQERTTNDQGARRKAFFALDHRLYDLAIDFPLWQTVNLWGINKRVRGFVAPPDDRVRLLSIDVQ
- the pcp gene encoding pyroglutamyl-peptidase I, encoding MAQSVLVTGFDPFGGHPVNPSAQIAAALTDREIAGIMVRTGILPVVRALAGERVTQLIERCHPAAVVCFGQGGPRQTALRIERLAANIRDYPIPDNAGYRATGEPVIPGAPAAYFATLPVTAIRDRVRTAGVPCRLSNSAGTFLCNEVFFTALHYLSATVPSTPVGFVHVPLLPEQVAREDRPGPSMGLDTMLRGVRAILEVIVEVVASLSDGRAAPSRQRVGLPTE
- a CDS encoding DNA-3-methyladenine glycosylase; the encoded protein is MISLPLPRLFHVTRTLSFLKNSSLRTPYHFMDARRVRRLVHLDGCPTVVEFGFPKAAGMKLRVAVAGAAADGRRRGGKDPAAAPALRRLAATVWSLGDDLQRCYRVFKSDPVMAPLLGPCRGLRMIRTPDPYEALLIAVVNQQVSVASAESIRRRMNAALGDRITSDGITYMAYPSPRRLLATRSPALRALGLSRQKARYVLEIAARAAAGALDPALFDALDDEAVIARLMEIPGVGRWTAEIVLMRGLGRPDVFPAGDLGLAVAVQRVLGRKDRPREDEMRALAEHWKGWRSYGALYLWRSLGITA
- a CDS encoding metalloregulator ArsR/SmtB family transcription factor — translated: MPAGSTVVTMAQALADPVRLAILERLMAGPAAVSELVLLNGGTQSKVSNHLAVLRDRGLVNATRLGRQRLYEISNASVGQLVESLIVIAGRSPTRLEQSPSLARARTCYDHLAGRLGVAIFDSLVARRAIAQPDKRYRGPLNLGPAGAEVFGRLGIELDDVRKERRQFATACGDWTERRPHLGGALGAALWARSLEQGWAIHKPGTRIVVVTASGRRGFRKHLGIRADHTPSV
- a CDS encoding Lrp/AsnC family transcriptional regulator — translated: MPGKQRQRRRITFAHVSPLLDDVNVRLLRELQLDPRLTMSALARRVRMSAPAITERVRRLEEGGVITGYRVNVDPKALGLPLAAYVRIRPTPGQLANVVELARRTPEVVECHRITGEDCFLLKLHVAEVDQIEEILDRFLILGQTTTSIVQSSPVPLRPLPLPTG